One genomic region from Rickettsiales bacterium encodes:
- a CDS encoding TIGR01777 family oxidoreductase, which translates to MKILISGATGFIGYNIIQQLKNHHQIYALGRDKHKTNKIYPQKENKNIHTLTWSELNTLDPKNFDVIINLAGETINHVFWSERIKSLILDSRINATRELIKWCSSNKNIHFINASALSIYGLYEQKPKNDNNEGTKIINHNYFLYKVAHLWEEEVKKLEDLNIKYSLARFAVVLGNNGGALEKLLLPAKLCLGAKLGEGNQPFAWVSITDLVSAMKFIINEKVFGPVNIVSPDRKTQNEFTAELCKSINRPYLFKIPSLFIKLFLGQMGREIILKGQDAIPAALLKSGFKFKHEFLRNSLKDLIGGQ; encoded by the coding sequence ATGAAAATATTGATTTCAGGGGCAACTGGATTTATAGGATACAATATAATCCAACAACTTAAAAATCATCACCAAATTTATGCTTTAGGAAGAGATAAACACAAAACAAACAAAATCTATCCTCAAAAAGAAAATAAGAATATTCATACTCTAACCTGGAGTGAACTAAATACACTTGATCCTAAGAATTTTGACGTAATTATAAATTTAGCTGGAGAAACTATAAATCATGTATTCTGGTCTGAAAGAATAAAATCTTTAATCTTAGATAGTAGAATTAACGCAACTAGAGAACTAATAAAATGGTGTTCTAGCAACAAGAATATTCATTTCATAAATGCAAGTGCTTTGAGCATCTATGGACTTTATGAACAAAAACCTAAAAATGATAATAATGAAGGAACAAAAATTATAAATCATAACTACTTTTTATATAAAGTGGCTCATCTTTGGGAAGAAGAAGTAAAAAAATTAGAAGATCTAAACATAAAATATTCATTAGCTAGATTTGCTGTAGTTTTAGGAAACAACGGAGGAGCCCTAGAAAAGTTACTCCTTCCTGCTAAATTATGCTTAGGAGCAAAATTAGGCGAGGGCAATCAGCCATTCGCTTGGGTTTCAATAACAGATTTAGTTTCTGCAATGAAATTTATTATAAATGAGAAAGTTTTTGGGCCTGTAAACATAGTCTCTCCTGATAGAAAAACCCAGAATGAATTTACTGCAGAGTTATGCAAATCAATCAATAGACCATATTTATTCAAAATACCTTCACTCTTTATAAAACTGTTCTTAGGGCAAATGGGCAGAGAAATTATCTTAAAAGGGCAAGATGCTATACCAGCTGCATTACTTAAATCAGGATTTAAATTTAAACATGAATTTTTAAGAAATTCTTTGAAAGATCTAATAGGCGGCCAATAA
- a CDS encoding ATP-binding cassette domain-containing protein — protein sequence MIYLNNASLTFSKNTPLEKQFFKDLSLKIYKGEFISIIGNNGAGKSTLLRVLAGSIKLDSGKILIDNNDITNKSVEQRSELIARVFQDPKIGTCANLTIAENMSLAYQRGKSRGLRLALNNDNSKMFKERLAELGMGLEDRLNDQVLSLSGGQRQALSLLMATLSSAKLLLLDEHTAALDPKIAEVIMNLTNKLYSQYNLTILMITHNIKHAFAYGNRTIMLQDGAIIKDLNGKERDKVDPASLLAAY from the coding sequence ATGATATATTTAAACAATGCCTCTCTTACTTTTTCTAAGAATACTCCCTTAGAGAAACAGTTTTTTAAAGATTTGAGCCTGAAGATTTATAAAGGAGAATTTATTAGTATCATTGGTAATAATGGTGCAGGAAAGTCTACTTTGCTTAGAGTGTTAGCTGGATCTATCAAGTTAGATTCTGGGAAAATTTTAATTGATAATAATGATATCACTAATAAATCTGTAGAGCAGCGCTCTGAGCTTATTGCCAGAGTTTTTCAAGATCCTAAAATTGGAACTTGTGCCAATTTGACCATTGCTGAAAATATGAGTTTGGCTTATCAGCGTGGTAAATCAAGGGGATTAAGATTGGCTTTAAATAATGATAATTCTAAAATGTTTAAGGAGAGACTTGCAGAATTAGGAATGGGATTAGAAGATAGATTAAATGACCAAGTGCTTAGTTTATCTGGAGGACAAAGACAGGCACTCAGTTTATTAATGGCCACTTTGTCTTCTGCTAAATTACTATTGCTTGATGAACATACTGCAGCATTAGATCCTAAAATAGCTGAAGTTATAATGAATTTAACTAATAAGCTATATAGTCAATATAACCTAACCATTCTTATGATTACCCATAATATTAAACATGCTTTTGCTTATGGCAATAGAACCATTATGTTGCAAGATGGCGCTATTATTAAAGATCTAAACGGCAAAGAAAGAGATAAGGTAGATCCGGCATCTTTATTGGCCGCCTATTAG
- a CDS encoding tryptophan-rich sensory protein, whose product MRKYKLEVFFALICLSLGMISGFISTADSSQWYNSLNKPSITPPSYVFPIAWTFLYLLMGVTLARIYKIRQKTLLIIFSVQMILNLLWSPLFFYIHNIFFALVTLILLWICIVVFICCSWKKSFISLSFIPYFLWVSFALFLNYNIYILNIGQRL is encoded by the coding sequence ATGAGAAAATATAAACTAGAAGTATTCTTTGCACTCATTTGTTTAAGTTTAGGAATGATTTCTGGTTTTATTTCAACAGCTGATAGCTCTCAATGGTATAATAGTTTAAACAAACCTTCTATAACTCCTCCAAGTTATGTTTTTCCTATAGCTTGGACTTTTCTATATCTTTTAATGGGAGTAACACTTGCCAGAATTTATAAAATAAGACAAAAAACACTACTAATAATTTTTTCAGTACAAATGATTCTTAATTTACTATGGTCTCCTTTATTTTTTTATATCCATAACATTTTCTTTGCATTAGTCACCCTAATATTACTGTGGATTTGTATTGTAGTTTTTATATGCTGCTCTTGGAAAAAGAGTTTTATTTCTCTTTCGTTTATCCCATATTTTTTATGGGTTAGCTTTGCTCTTTTTCTAAACTACAATATATATATTCTTAATATAGGACAAAGATTATGA